AAGGAAAGCACCATCCGGTCCCATGCGCTCCATGAGCTCACGGTAATACTCAATGGTCTTCTTGCTGATCTCGGACATTTCAGTGCGGCTGGCGGTGTGCTCAAGCACCCGCGCTAGAACGTCAATTCGATCCGGACCGAGGAAGCGAACCTCAACGCCGTTCGTCCCCTTACGGTTGAATGCAGTCCGAACGACCTGCCCACAGGACGCTGCAGCTTCCTTATACGTCATGCCGCCGATGTCCTTGGTGTAGGCAAACCGAATCTGCACACTGGAGTCCTCGTAGAACTCCCTGTGGAGCAACGTGCCGCCTAGCTCCTGAGCCACGCGATCCATGATTGCCGCCGCAGAAACCGTCTCACCAGGCGTGATGTCCTCGTACTCCCGGCGCACCACGAATGGGTTAACTCGGATAGCCAACACTGAGCGCTTGGCCGCGATGAAGGCACGCAACTGCCGGAAGAACTCGCCCACGAGGACGTCGTCGTCCCAGTTGAGGACGGGACCGTAAGGAATCGTGGCGCGGCGAAAGATCCTCTTCCACGGTTGGTAGACGATGGTGGCGGCGGCGAGGATCTGGCCGGACTCAACCAACCCCACCCGTTCCACTTCAAGTCCATCAGATTGACGGACTTCTCCGTATTCAACCAGTTGCGTGTAGAAACAGCGCTCTTGAGAGTTGACGAATTTCTGGTAATTGTCTGGAGAAAGCACGGAGAATTCCATGACCTCTATTGTCCACAGATGGAGGAGCAATGTGAACCGCACCTGCCGGACGGGCCATGAGGAGAGAGCTGACCAGTCAGCTTCGTTCTTCGTCCAAAGGCCAGAAGAGCCCTAGAAACCAGTCTGGGTGGGCCTAGGGTTGTACTGGCGCATCTGGCGGAACTGGTTGAGATTGTTCACACACCGATAGATCGTCCTTCTGATATGGCGATCTTGCGCATATTGGAGCGGGTTAAT
The DNA window shown above is from Changpingibacter yushuensis and carries:
- a CDS encoding peptidoglycan bridge formation glycyltransferase FemA/FemB family protein codes for the protein MEFSVLSPDNYQKFVNSQERCFYTQLVEYGEVRQSDGLEVERVGLVESGQILAAATIVYQPWKRIFRRATIPYGPVLNWDDDVLVGEFFRQLRAFIAAKRSVLAIRVNPFVVRREYEDITPGETVSAAAIMDRVAQELGGTLLHREFYEDSSVQIRFAYTKDIGGMTYKEAAASCGQVVRTAFNRKGTNGVEVRFLGPDRIDVLARVLEHTASRTEMSEISKKTIEYYRELMERMGPDGAFLPVAILNCPTALADLDAERHEVEAKVAALEEAHEKAEAEGRAVGKKQHNALKEHRARLEVIARREAEVREVQADHGDEVELAASFFVHSPHELVYLVSGAYSEFQSFQGIYLIHRAMFEWATEHDVRWYNMFGISGDFSEHASDAGVLHFKRQFRGNVEEYAGTYDIPVHKHLAAWTGMIG